A window of the Lactuca sativa cultivar Salinas chromosome 5, Lsat_Salinas_v11, whole genome shotgun sequence genome harbors these coding sequences:
- the LOC111877021 gene encoding alcohol dehydrogenase-like 6: MSSASSTFAKNPGGVIKCKAAVASGAGEAMVIEEVEVNPPQPSEIRIKVVSTSLCRSDVTAWLSQAQPPLFPRIFGHEASGIVESVGEGVTEFAEGDHVLTLFIGECMNCKQCVSGKSNICQKLGLERKGVMHSDQKTRFFVKGKPIYHYCAVSSFSEYTVVNSGCAVKITKTAPLEKVCLLSCGTAAGLGAAWNVADVSKGSTVAIFGLGTVGLSVAQGAKIRGASRIIGVDTNPEKKDKAKAFGVTDFINPNDIDETVQQAIKRLTDGGVDYSFECIGDTEMINTALHSCCDGWGVTVTLGVPKTNPNVACHYGLFLTGRTLKGSLFGGWKPKSDIPTLIDMYLKEEIKIDDLITHNFPFKDINKAFDLMVAGKCLRCVIHMPNE; the protein is encoded by the exons ATGTCGTCAGCAAGCTCCACCTTTGCCAAAAACCCTGGAGGAGTCATCAAATGCAAAG CTGCGGTGGCATCGGGGGCAGGGGAAGCAATGGTGATTGAAGAGGTGGAAGTCAACCCACCGCAACCGTCGGAAATACGGATCAAGGTTGTTTCCACCTCCCTTTGTCGCAGCGATGTCACCGCTTGGCTCTCTCAG GCACAACCTCCACTATTTCCTAGAATATTTGGCCATGAAGCATCAGG GATTGTGGAGAGTGTGGGGGAAGGAGTAACTGAATTTGCAGAAGGTGACCATGTTCTGACATTGTTCATTGGAGAATGCATGAATTGCAAGCAATGTGTTTCTGGAAAAAGCAACATCTGCCAAAAACTAGGGTTAGAAAGAAAAGGTGTAATGCATAGTGATCAAAAAACTCGGTTTTTTGTCAAAGGGAAGCCCATTTATCACTATTGTGCTGTTTCTAGTTTTAGTGAATATACAGTTGTTAATTCTGGATGTGCtgtaaaaatcaccaaaactgCCCCTCTAGAAAAAGTTTGCCTCCTCAGTTGTGGAACAGCAGCAG gTTTGGGTGCAGCTTGGAATGTTGCTGATGTTTCTAAAGGATCAACAGTTGCCATTTTTGGTTTGGGAACTGTAGGGTTATCT GTTGCACAAGGTGCTAAAATAAGGGGTGCATCTAGGATAATTGGGGTGGACACTAATCCTGAAAAGAAAGACAAAG CAAAAGCTTTTGGAGTAACAGATTTCATCAACCCAAATGACATTGATGAGACAGTTCAACAG GCTATCAAGCGACTTACAGATGGTGGTGTAGACTATTCATTTGAATGCATTGGAGACACTGAGATGATAAATACAGCTTTGCATTCTTGCTGTGAT GGgtggggtgtgacagttactcTTGGGGTTCCTAAAACAAACCCAAATGTAGCATGTCACTATGGATTATTTCTTACTGGAAGAACACTAAAAGGGTCTCTTTTTGGAGGATGGAAACCAAAATCAGATATTCCCACTTTAATCGACATGTATTTAAAGGAg GAAATCAAGATTGATGACCTCATCACGCATAATTTTCCATTCAAAGACATAAATAAAGCATTCGATTTAATGGTTGCAGGAAAGTGTTTGCGTTGTGTCATTCACATGCCAAACGAATGA